A window of Marinobacter salarius contains these coding sequences:
- a CDS encoding substrate-binding periplasmic protein, with translation MQRAVSVAIHYGVVAVLLVSFGAISHAAAPTSTVKICYESWAPYIFKDHEGEMRGIAVELMNTALSDLELEATYEELPFKRCVSEVQSGASDVAMPVTEGRSYLLHSRTVFAHWTLAAIVPESLSIEEPVTLEKLNDVSVLIISGYVYPENIARWAETHPDITDITYSADGEGTVPFRMLEFGRADVFIEDNFWSANLIQDHDLSLRVLEPALGSAVSVAGYRKELTGLRDDIDRILETRGQSFRDELFTKYTGYTESFFSGQ, from the coding sequence ATGCAGCGTGCAGTATCAGTTGCCATACATTATGGAGTTGTCGCGGTGTTGCTGGTGTCCTTTGGAGCTATTAGCCACGCGGCTGCACCAACGTCAACGGTAAAAATCTGTTATGAGTCCTGGGCTCCCTACATCTTTAAGGATCACGAGGGAGAGATGCGCGGCATTGCCGTGGAACTGATGAATACAGCCCTTAGTGATCTGGAGTTGGAAGCCACTTACGAGGAACTACCGTTCAAACGCTGCGTATCCGAGGTCCAGTCAGGCGCATCGGACGTTGCCATGCCAGTAACGGAAGGGCGGAGCTATCTACTGCACTCACGGACGGTGTTCGCTCACTGGACGTTGGCTGCGATCGTACCTGAGAGTCTATCCATTGAAGAGCCGGTAACTCTGGAGAAGCTGAACGACGTTAGCGTGCTTATTATCAGCGGCTATGTATACCCGGAAAATATTGCACGCTGGGCAGAAACCCATCCGGATATTACAGACATAACCTATTCCGCTGATGGCGAAGGGACGGTGCCTTTCCGCATGCTCGAATTCGGGCGGGCCGACGTATTCATTGAGGACAATTTCTGGAGCGCCAATCTGATTCAAGATCACGATCTGTCGCTTCGCGTTCTGGAACCCGCACTGGGTTCCGCTGTCAGTGTTGCCGGTTATCGCAAGGAACTTACAGGTCTGCGCGATGACATTGACCGTATCCTGGAGACACGAGGACAGTCTTTCAGGGATGAGCTGTTTACGAAGTACACCGGTTATACCGAGTCGTTTTTCTCCGGTCAGTAA
- a CDS encoding XdhC family protein — MQSLDARVVEQAIEWLGSGRTIWLCTVLSTFGSSPREPGSLMVATSDGHHVGSLSGGCVEEDFLERVAAGEYEQPAVIVRYGDPGNSPESPRIRLPCGGILDVLVERMVATTKTRDYLERIQQALSGQNEIARHIRLTDAVWWLSDAEPTGPRVLQNETEETVTVRIGPVAKLILAGYSTVSEACAQFALSLGYEVVLCDPREEVTNGMSLPPGVEFVPQLPSLYIASPGACTPSTAIVAATHDPRIDDLAMMAAVKTSASYIGVMGSVRTSQARSERLRRTGGLSKEDVERIHMPIGLNLGSKTPSEIALAIVADMVRVRRGRPRVEL; from the coding sequence ATGCAAAGTCTGGATGCTCGGGTAGTGGAGCAGGCGATCGAATGGCTGGGGAGTGGCCGGACGATCTGGTTGTGCACGGTGTTGTCCACCTTCGGATCATCGCCCAGGGAGCCGGGCTCACTGATGGTTGCCACTTCGGATGGACATCATGTGGGCTCGCTCTCGGGTGGTTGCGTCGAGGAAGACTTCCTCGAGCGCGTTGCCGCCGGAGAGTACGAGCAACCAGCCGTTATTGTCCGTTATGGCGACCCGGGCAACAGCCCGGAGAGCCCCCGTATTCGCTTGCCGTGCGGGGGCATTCTCGACGTCCTGGTAGAACGTATGGTTGCCACCACAAAGACCCGGGATTACCTTGAGCGGATTCAGCAGGCCCTGTCCGGCCAAAATGAAATCGCACGACATATCAGATTGACGGATGCAGTGTGGTGGCTGTCCGACGCTGAACCCACGGGGCCGCGGGTGTTGCAAAATGAAACCGAAGAGACGGTGACGGTTCGTATTGGCCCCGTCGCCAAGTTGATTCTTGCCGGCTATTCAACGGTATCAGAGGCCTGTGCACAGTTCGCCTTAAGCCTTGGTTATGAGGTGGTGCTGTGTGACCCACGGGAGGAAGTCACCAATGGCATGAGCCTGCCGCCGGGTGTTGAGTTTGTGCCCCAACTGCCGTCGCTGTATATCGCTTCGCCTGGTGCTTGCACGCCCTCCACGGCGATCGTCGCCGCAACCCATGACCCCCGCATTGATGATCTGGCCATGATGGCTGCTGTCAAAACCTCGGCAAGCTACATTGGTGTGATGGGCTCTGTTCGTACTTCCCAGGCCCGATCCGAACGACTTCGTCGGACTGGTGGCCTGTCAAAGGAAGACGTTGAGCGGATCCACATGCCCATCGGACTCAACCTCGGCAGTAAAACCCCTTCTGAAATTGCACTGGCCATCGTTGCGGACATGGTGCGTGTGAGGCGAGGGCGGCCACGTGTTGAACTGTGA
- a CDS encoding (2Fe-2S)-binding protein: MVNLRINGQEHELDVPDNMPLLWALRDVVGMKGTKFGCGIAQCGACTVHLDGVATRSCVMPVSAAKGEITTIEAMSDDAVGQKVQQAWLDLGVAQCGYCQGGQIMNATALLKKTPQPETQEIVDAMAGNLCRCGTYNRILAAIERAADKEASS, encoded by the coding sequence ATGGTCAACCTGAGGATAAACGGACAAGAGCACGAGCTGGACGTTCCGGATAATATGCCCCTGCTGTGGGCACTTCGTGACGTTGTGGGAATGAAAGGCACCAAGTTTGGATGCGGTATCGCGCAGTGCGGTGCCTGCACCGTTCATCTTGATGGGGTAGCGACCCGGTCCTGTGTAATGCCTGTTTCTGCCGCCAAAGGTGAAATCACAACGATCGAGGCCATGTCTGATGACGCGGTTGGCCAAAAAGTCCAGCAGGCCTGGCTGGACCTGGGTGTAGCCCAGTGTGGCTACTGCCAGGGCGGCCAGATCATGAATGCCACAGCTCTGTTGAAAAAAACACCGCAACCGGAAACCCAGGAAATCGTCGACGCTATGGCGGGTAACCTTTGCCGGTGTGGAACCTACAATCGTATCCTTGCGGCGATTGAACGGGCCGCGGACAAGGAGGCCAGCTCATGA
- a CDS encoding LysR substrate-binding domain-containing protein, which yields MELTPAGHALLAYCDEMEQADMRLRLRMSEGDKTKGELSLDHPDGRAMATRLLSRCFPGEPGIRNIPVRGFVNQVGLILEPVARGMGFTVLPQYARQAFAQHSEIKVMTLERDVVDSLWMISRAEWPLSARARYAMEYLKQQLGDR from the coding sequence ATGGAGTTAACACCGGCCGGCCACGCACTCCTGGCGTATTGTGATGAGATGGAACAGGCCGATATGCGCTTACGCCTGCGAATGTCGGAAGGCGATAAAACAAAAGGTGAGCTCAGTCTCGACCACCCTGATGGCCGGGCCATGGCAACGCGCCTGTTGAGCCGCTGCTTTCCGGGGGAGCCTGGAATCCGAAATATTCCGGTGCGCGGTTTTGTCAATCAGGTAGGCTTAATTCTCGAGCCCGTAGCCAGGGGCATGGGCTTTACCGTACTACCGCAATACGCGAGACAGGCCTTTGCCCAACACAGCGAAATCAAGGTTATGACGCTTGAAAGGGACGTGGTGGATTCGCTCTGGATGATTTCCCGGGCGGAATGGCCCCTGTCTGCACGCGCTCGCTATGCCATGGAATATCTGAAGCAACAATTGGGAGATCGGTGA
- a CDS encoding LysR family transcriptional regulator: protein MKSRSDDLHFLLSVVDSGSFSSAAEQLDVSVTRVSRAVSRLEQSLNTTLLNRTTRKVGLTEEGRLFVAKVRDGLASLEEAEEQLAIRKQRPAGRLRVDAANPFLLHQIVPHVREFRAAYPHIELELTASDQIVDLLERRIDVAIRIGSLEDSTLHAKALGRSPLSVVASPDYLNRRGGCDSPESLAGHDTIGFTAPEALNVWHFGEGIRIRPTVRASSGEAVRQLCLGGNGLAYLSRFMIDKDLERGDLVELMGDQLVRPNPRELVNAVYYRNTTLSARIQVFLDFFSARWKSL, encoded by the coding sequence ATGAAAAGTCGATCGGACGATCTTCACTTCCTGCTGTCAGTGGTGGACAGCGGAAGCTTTAGTAGCGCGGCAGAACAACTTGACGTATCCGTGACCCGGGTGTCGCGAGCGGTCTCACGCCTCGAACAGAGCTTGAACACAACGCTGCTGAACCGAACCACCCGCAAAGTGGGGCTGACCGAGGAAGGGCGACTGTTTGTAGCGAAGGTGAGAGATGGCCTGGCTTCGCTGGAAGAGGCCGAAGAGCAATTGGCCATACGTAAACAAAGGCCGGCGGGCCGCCTACGGGTGGACGCCGCAAACCCATTCCTGTTGCATCAGATCGTGCCTCATGTCCGGGAGTTTCGAGCCGCCTATCCGCACATTGAACTGGAATTGACGGCAAGTGATCAGATTGTCGACCTGCTGGAACGACGGATTGATGTGGCTATCCGAATCGGAAGCCTGGAAGACTCGACGCTCCATGCCAAGGCATTGGGTCGGTCTCCGCTGTCAGTGGTGGCTTCGCCGGACTACCTGAATCGGCGTGGTGGCTGCGACTCGCCGGAATCTCTCGCGGGCCACGACACCATCGGCTTCACCGCACCGGAAGCTTTGAATGTCTGGCATTTTGGCGAAGGGATACGAATCAGACCGACGGTACGAGCCAGCAGTGGGGAAGCCGTACGCCAACTCTGCCTTGGCGGAAACGGTCTGGCGTATCTTTCACGGTTCATGATCGACAAGGACCTTGAACGAGGCGACTTGGTGGAACTGATGGGGGATCAACTGGTGCGCCCCAATCCAAGGGAGTTGGTCAACGCCGTGTACTACAGGAACACAACACTGTCTGCGCGCATTCAGGTGTTTCTGGACTTCTTCAGTGCACGTTGGAAAAGCCTGTAA
- a CDS encoding CmcJ/NvfI family oxidoreductase produces MSTPKANTHNRDHSLGFFNYLDKSTESSLYRNGKVLIRRDTGGNDSEMQGVVHDKQEKKVHNGRVFSGNQRLSLATNGFELLPRPLAQPGLDFLDQQQVVQYYYPECAKIIEEATGGRAFAFDHNVRSVLGKQSGKQISGGQQVQEPLHLVHGDYTLTSAPQRLRDLANPPGSNDTLRSVLDDSESLISNETVERALAEVGRFAIINLWRNISSEPVATHPLALCDSQTVNPEDLVVFEIHYQDRLGENYFAKHAERHHWYYFPEMTGDEALLIKQWDSAGPLARSAGEQADASDPRSPSTFSFHSAFEDPATPYGAPDRQSIEVRCIVIYD; encoded by the coding sequence ATGAGCACACCGAAAGCGAATACGCATAACCGCGACCACAGCCTGGGCTTTTTCAATTATCTGGATAAATCCACCGAGTCATCACTCTACCGAAATGGCAAGGTGTTGATACGCAGGGATACGGGCGGAAACGACAGCGAAATGCAGGGAGTCGTGCACGACAAGCAAGAAAAGAAGGTTCACAACGGTCGCGTTTTTTCAGGCAATCAGCGTCTTAGCCTTGCCACCAACGGATTCGAGTTGCTGCCCCGGCCACTCGCACAACCTGGTCTGGATTTTCTGGATCAGCAACAGGTCGTCCAATACTACTACCCGGAATGCGCAAAAATCATAGAGGAAGCGACCGGTGGCCGTGCATTTGCCTTCGACCACAATGTCCGCTCGGTGCTCGGAAAACAAAGCGGAAAACAGATATCAGGCGGACAGCAAGTGCAGGAGCCTTTGCACCTGGTGCATGGCGATTATACGCTAACCAGTGCCCCCCAGCGCTTGCGCGACCTGGCGAACCCTCCCGGCAGCAATGACACTCTGCGCAGTGTTCTTGACGACAGCGAGTCATTGATCTCCAATGAAACGGTCGAGCGTGCGCTCGCAGAAGTTGGCCGTTTTGCGATTATCAACTTGTGGCGAAATATATCCAGTGAGCCGGTGGCCACACATCCCCTGGCACTGTGCGATAGCCAGACAGTCAACCCGGAAGACCTGGTCGTGTTTGAAATTCACTACCAGGACCGTCTCGGGGAAAACTATTTTGCAAAACACGCCGAGCGCCATCACTGGTACTACTTCCCGGAAATGACGGGGGACGAAGCGCTACTGATTAAACAATGGGATTCGGCGGGACCGCTGGCGAGATCTGCCGGCGAGCAGGCTGATGCGAGTGATCCGCGATCGCCCTCCACGTTCAGCTTCCATAGCGCGTTCGAAGATCCTGCCACACCTTACGGTGCGCCGGATCGCCAAAGCATCGAAGTGCGCTGCATCGTCATCTACGACTAA
- a CDS encoding MFS transporter, with amino-acid sequence MPVALFALTLSAFAIGTTEFVIVGLVPTIAQDLGVTLPSAGLLVSLYALGVAIGAPVLTALTGRWNRKLVLLSLMGLFIIGNILAWMAPNYSSLITARILTGLAHGVFFSIGSTIATSLVPKEKEASAIAIMFTGLTVALVTGVPLGTFIGQTFGWRATFLTVAVLGAIALIGSAFLVPRNLEQSKPATLRQQLEVITHPRLLLVYAMTAIGYGGTFTAFTYLTPILEDVTGFASGMVSLLLLVYGVSVAAGNIWGGKLADRFGPTSALYIVFGGLAAILFVLTFSAYNPVAAVITLLVWGAFAFGNVPGLQVYVVQLAERYTPHSVDVASGLNIAAFNIGIAVGAWLGGHVVADMGLMNTPWIGGVIVLSALLLTRISATLDNHETATA; translated from the coding sequence ATGCCCGTTGCACTTTTCGCACTCACTTTGAGTGCCTTTGCGATTGGGACCACCGAGTTTGTCATTGTCGGACTGGTTCCCACCATTGCCCAGGATCTGGGCGTTACCCTCCCGTCTGCTGGCCTTCTGGTCAGTTTGTACGCGCTAGGTGTTGCTATAGGTGCACCGGTACTCACCGCCCTGACCGGCCGTTGGAATCGTAAGTTGGTGCTGCTTTCGCTGATGGGGCTGTTCATCATCGGTAACATCCTGGCCTGGATGGCGCCGAATTACAGCTCACTGATTACCGCCCGAATTCTCACCGGCCTTGCACACGGCGTGTTCTTCTCAATCGGTTCGACCATCGCCACCAGCCTGGTACCGAAAGAAAAAGAGGCCAGTGCAATTGCCATCATGTTCACCGGGCTTACCGTTGCCCTGGTAACGGGCGTTCCCCTGGGAACCTTTATCGGACAGACGTTCGGGTGGCGAGCCACCTTCCTGACCGTCGCCGTACTGGGGGCCATCGCGTTGATCGGCAGTGCCTTTTTGGTGCCCAGGAACCTGGAGCAGTCAAAGCCGGCAACCCTGCGTCAGCAGCTTGAGGTCATCACTCACCCGAGACTGCTGCTGGTGTACGCGATGACCGCTATTGGGTACGGCGGTACGTTCACGGCATTCACCTACCTGACCCCGATCCTCGAAGACGTCACCGGTTTTGCCTCCGGCATGGTCAGCCTTCTGCTGCTCGTCTACGGTGTGTCTGTGGCCGCTGGCAATATCTGGGGTGGTAAATTGGCCGATCGTTTCGGGCCAACCTCAGCGCTGTACATCGTTTTTGGCGGCCTGGCGGCCATCCTGTTCGTTCTGACCTTCAGCGCTTACAATCCGGTTGCAGCCGTGATCACCCTTCTGGTTTGGGGTGCGTTTGCCTTCGGCAATGTGCCAGGCTTGCAGGTGTATGTGGTCCAACTGGCTGAACGTTACACTCCGCATTCCGTGGATGTCGCTTCCGGCCTGAACATCGCGGCCTTCAACATTGGGATTGCCGTCGGCGCCTGGCTCGGAGGCCATGTGGTGGCCGACATGGGGCTGATGAACACGCCCTGGATTGGCGGCGTGATTGTTCTCAGTGCGCTGCTTCTGACCCGCATTTCCGCCACCCTGGATAACCACGAAACGGCTACCGCCTGA
- a CDS encoding xanthine dehydrogenase family protein molybdopterin-binding subunit, with protein MSQSDDTLLLANVSRRGLLKGLVGGSALLLAARWDMGFANEQAQFGAGAMPGGWVDNPNVFIHINADGLVTIINNRAEMGQGIRTSLVMVAADELGADWNQVRAEQADGDQDKFGNQNTDGSRSMRHWYTPMRRAAAAARLMLEQAAANQWGVSVDEVRADIHKVVHPSTGRELGFGQLAEAARELDVPGRDGLVLKSDRELRFIGKESGLINGELKSAYPKAIDGEDIVTGKAIFGADVDLENTLYAVVARPPVYGATVKSVDDSETLKVAGVKKTVRIDGTGQPAAFNPLGGVAVVATNTWAAMEGRRALKIEWDNTPAGDNAGYTSDVYREALEKAAQSPGKVVRQSGDVEAALKEADKRVSATYYMPHMAQAPMEPPVAVVRVNADKAEAWAPVQHPRATREGIAGVLELDLEKVTVHQTLLGGGFGRKSKPDFVIEAAQVAKAFEGQPIKLQWSREDDIQHAYFHAVSVDHLEAGLDADGRATSWRHRTLSPSIASLFAPDPKHKGSFELGMGFNTMPFSIPAIRLENPPAPAHVRIGWFRSVYNLPHAWAIQSFAHEMSVAAGKDHRDYVLDLLGPGREVHNLTVGDGWNYGEDPEMYPIDVGRMRRVIERATEEAGWGKERAKGRGLGLAFHHSFVSYTAVVFDVEVDDGGQVTIHRADIAFDCGPQANPERIRSQMEGSCVMGIGIALQNEVTFQDGVAQQSNFDRYLLPRMPNAPKVVRVHLIDNPDDAMGGVGEPGLPPVAPALCNAIYAATGKRIRRLPVGDQLSA; from the coding sequence ATGAGTCAATCAGACGATACACTGCTGCTTGCCAATGTCAGCCGCCGCGGTCTGTTAAAGGGATTGGTTGGGGGCTCAGCGCTCCTGCTGGCCGCCCGATGGGACATGGGATTTGCCAATGAACAGGCGCAGTTCGGTGCCGGCGCCATGCCGGGCGGTTGGGTCGACAACCCGAATGTATTCATACACATTAACGCGGACGGTCTGGTTACGATTATCAACAACCGTGCCGAAATGGGGCAGGGGATTCGCACCAGCCTGGTCATGGTAGCCGCCGACGAACTGGGCGCTGACTGGAATCAGGTTCGAGCGGAACAGGCAGACGGCGATCAGGATAAATTCGGCAACCAGAACACCGATGGTTCCCGCAGCATGCGTCACTGGTACACCCCCATGCGCCGTGCGGCCGCTGCTGCCAGGCTGATGCTCGAGCAGGCTGCGGCCAATCAATGGGGTGTATCGGTTGACGAAGTAAGGGCGGATATTCACAAGGTTGTTCATCCTTCCACTGGACGGGAACTTGGCTTTGGCCAGCTTGCAGAAGCCGCACGGGAGCTGGACGTTCCTGGCCGCGACGGATTGGTTCTTAAATCCGATCGCGAACTGCGTTTCATTGGGAAGGAATCCGGCCTGATTAATGGCGAGCTGAAATCCGCGTATCCAAAGGCAATCGATGGTGAAGACATTGTCACCGGCAAGGCGATTTTTGGCGCTGATGTGGATCTGGAAAACACCCTCTATGCGGTGGTGGCCAGGCCACCGGTCTACGGCGCGACAGTGAAGAGCGTCGATGATAGCGAGACCCTAAAGGTCGCAGGGGTAAAGAAAACTGTACGCATTGATGGCACTGGCCAGCCCGCGGCATTTAACCCGCTCGGAGGTGTTGCGGTAGTAGCCACCAACACCTGGGCCGCGATGGAAGGCCGCAGAGCCCTGAAGATTGAGTGGGACAATACCCCGGCCGGTGACAACGCCGGTTACACATCGGATGTTTACCGGGAAGCTCTGGAAAAAGCAGCACAGTCACCAGGGAAGGTGGTACGCCAGTCCGGTGATGTTGAGGCCGCTTTGAAAGAGGCCGATAAGCGGGTGTCAGCCACCTATTACATGCCCCATATGGCTCAGGCTCCCATGGAGCCCCCCGTAGCCGTGGTTCGAGTAAACGCGGACAAAGCCGAGGCCTGGGCGCCAGTGCAGCACCCCAGGGCGACACGAGAAGGTATAGCCGGGGTTCTGGAGCTGGACCTGGAAAAGGTGACCGTTCATCAAACCTTGCTGGGTGGCGGTTTTGGCCGTAAATCGAAGCCCGACTTCGTGATTGAGGCCGCTCAAGTGGCCAAGGCATTTGAAGGGCAGCCCATCAAGTTGCAGTGGTCCCGTGAGGACGACATTCAGCATGCCTACTTCCACGCGGTTTCTGTGGACCACCTGGAAGCGGGCCTCGATGCCGATGGCAGAGCGACCAGTTGGCGCCACCGTACCCTGTCTCCCAGCATTGCATCGCTGTTCGCCCCGGATCCAAAACACAAGGGGAGCTTCGAGCTGGGCATGGGGTTTAACACCATGCCATTCAGCATTCCCGCTATTCGTTTGGAGAACCCGCCGGCACCGGCCCATGTCCGCATTGGGTGGTTCCGCTCGGTGTACAACCTACCGCATGCGTGGGCCATCCAGAGCTTTGCCCACGAAATGTCAGTAGCGGCCGGCAAGGATCATCGCGATTACGTGCTGGACCTGTTGGGGCCAGGGCGTGAGGTTCACAATCTCACGGTGGGCGACGGCTGGAACTACGGTGAAGATCCTGAGATGTACCCAATTGATGTGGGCCGCATGCGCCGGGTTATTGAGCGTGCCACCGAAGAAGCGGGCTGGGGAAAGGAAAGAGCAAAGGGGCGTGGCCTTGGGCTTGCCTTCCACCACAGCTTTGTTTCCTACACCGCCGTCGTCTTTGACGTGGAAGTGGATGACGGCGGGCAAGTGACCATTCACCGCGCCGACATTGCCTTTGATTGCGGGCCGCAGGCCAACCCGGAGCGTATCCGGTCACAGATGGAGGGTTCCTGCGTGATGGGAATCGGCATTGCCCTGCAAAATGAGGTGACGTTCCAGGATGGTGTCGCTCAACAAAGTAACTTCGACAGATACCTGTTGCCGCGAATGCCAAACGCGCCGAAAGTGGTCCGGGTGCACCTGATTGATAATCCCGATGACGCCATGGGCGGTGTTGGCGAGCCGGGATTGCCGCCGGTCGCGCCGGCACTGTGCAACGCCATCTACGCAGCCACGGGGAAACGCATCCGGCGTCTTCCTGTTGGTGATCAGTTGAGTGCATGA
- a CDS encoding YbfB/YjiJ family MFS transporter has product MNDPIQRCKVLTAGVLNLILVMGIARFAYTPLLPAMQEHTDLGAADGGWLAAINYLGYLVGAVVASVISDLELKDRLYRIGLVVAVITTAGMGLTENLWLWSILRFLAGLSCAAGMLIGSGLVLNWLIRHNHRSELGIQFSGVGLGMVVCAVAVELMNTWLDWRQQWLVLTVIGGAMLVPAWAWLPRPESATVNTSGRSMKDSPPGKAFMGLLTAAYFCAGVGFVVSATFIVAIVDELPGLEGKGVWAFMVMGLAAAPSAILWDLIARRIGNLNALITASLLQAVGILLPVIEPSILLTMLGAILFGGTFVGIVCLVLTMAGRFYPSQPARFMGKMTIAYGIAQIVAPMITGLLREYNGDYSVGLYAAAAAMIVGSALMLIAKTREVSEKPTPGFVNQ; this is encoded by the coding sequence ATGAACGACCCCATTCAACGCTGCAAGGTTTTAACCGCAGGGGTGCTCAACCTGATTTTGGTCATGGGCATCGCCCGTTTTGCGTATACGCCTTTGCTGCCGGCCATGCAGGAACATACCGACTTGGGAGCGGCGGACGGAGGTTGGCTTGCAGCGATTAACTATCTCGGATACCTCGTGGGTGCGGTCGTTGCGTCTGTGATCAGTGATCTGGAATTAAAGGACCGCCTCTATCGCATTGGGTTGGTGGTTGCGGTCATAACGACAGCCGGTATGGGACTGACTGAGAACCTGTGGCTCTGGTCAATCCTGCGCTTTCTGGCGGGGCTGAGTTGTGCCGCCGGCATGTTGATTGGTTCCGGGTTGGTACTGAACTGGCTGATCCGTCACAACCACCGTAGCGAGTTGGGCATTCAGTTCAGTGGCGTTGGGCTGGGAATGGTTGTGTGTGCGGTTGCAGTTGAGTTGATGAACACTTGGCTTGATTGGCGCCAGCAATGGCTGGTGCTTACCGTGATCGGAGGTGCGATGCTTGTTCCGGCCTGGGCATGGTTACCACGGCCCGAATCGGCGACAGTCAACACCAGTGGTAGATCCATGAAGGACTCCCCGCCGGGTAAAGCGTTCATGGGGCTTCTTACCGCTGCATATTTTTGTGCCGGTGTCGGCTTTGTTGTGAGTGCCACGTTTATTGTAGCGATTGTAGATGAGTTGCCCGGGCTGGAGGGGAAGGGTGTCTGGGCGTTCATGGTAATGGGGCTTGCGGCAGCGCCCAGTGCCATTCTCTGGGACCTGATTGCGCGAAGAATTGGGAATCTGAATGCTTTGATTACTGCAAGCCTGCTCCAGGCTGTGGGTATTTTGTTGCCAGTCATTGAACCCAGCATCCTGTTAACGATGTTAGGTGCGATTCTTTTCGGAGGTACCTTTGTCGGCATTGTCTGTCTTGTGCTGACCATGGCCGGTCGCTTCTACCCCTCCCAGCCTGCCAGATTCATGGGAAAAATGACGATCGCTTATGGAATTGCCCAGATTGTAGCTCCAATGATTACCGGTCTGCTCCGGGAATATAACGGAGATTACTCGGTTGGACTCTACGCGGCGGCGGCCGCGATGATAGTGGGTAGCGCACTAATGCTAATAGCCAAGACGAGGGAGGTTAGCGAAAAGCCGACCCCCGGATTCGTCAACCAATGA
- a CDS encoding lactoylglutathione lyase family protein, with amino-acid sequence MGISVTDLDAAVKFYTEVMGWYLIMPQTTIEEDDSPIGVMCTDVFGAGWSFFRIAHLSTGDRIGVEIFEFNNAEKPEDNFEYWKTGVFHFCVQDPDVEGLAEKIVAAGGKQRMPVREYFPGEKPYRMVYMEDPFGNILEIYSHSYELTYSAGAYE; translated from the coding sequence ATCGGGATTTCGGTGACCGACCTTGATGCCGCTGTGAAGTTCTATACAGAAGTAATGGGTTGGTATCTGATCATGCCGCAAACCACTATCGAGGAAGATGACAGCCCTATTGGGGTCATGTGTACTGATGTTTTTGGTGCAGGCTGGAGCTTTTTCCGGATTGCTCACCTTTCCACTGGCGACCGAATCGGTGTGGAAATCTTTGAATTCAACAACGCAGAAAAGCCGGAAGACAACTTCGAGTACTGGAAAACCGGCGTCTTTCACTTTTGTGTCCAGGACCCGGACGTGGAAGGCCTTGCGGAGAAAATCGTTGCGGCAGGCGGTAAACAGCGCATGCCAGTTCGTGAATACTTCCCCGGCGAAAAACCATACCGCATGGTTTACATGGAAGATCCGTTCGGAAACATTCTCGAGATCTACAGCCACAGTTACGAGCTGACCTACTCCGCAGGTGCTTACGAGTAA
- a CDS encoding SDR family NAD(P)-dependent oxidoreductase produces the protein MGTTDKPIALVVGAGDHLGSAIARRFAREGFHLVVTRRRGDLEKLGREISDIGSTATAIHSDARINYKRHS, from the coding sequence ATGGGCACGACCGACAAACCCATCGCGTTGGTGGTTGGGGCTGGTGATCATTTAGGGTCGGCGATCGCACGCCGATTCGCCAGGGAAGGATTCCATCTCGTGGTGACCCGTCGCCGGGGAGATCTGGAAAAGCTCGGTCGTGAAATCAGCGACATCGGGTCCACGGCAACGGCAATTCATTCCGACGCCCGTATCAATTACAAACGCCACTCCTGA